A genome region from Stenotrophomonas bentonitica includes the following:
- the grxC gene encoding glutaredoxin 3, translated as MSQDVASNPGGTPAITIYSTAVCPYCVAAKNFLKSKGREWTEVRIDLDPEERQKMMAKTKRTSVPQIFVGETHVGGFDDMMALHQAGKLEPLLNGTAA; from the coding sequence GTGAGCCAAGATGTCGCTTCCAACCCGGGTGGGACCCCCGCCATCACCATCTATTCGACCGCGGTCTGCCCCTACTGCGTGGCGGCCAAGAACTTCCTGAAGAGCAAGGGCCGCGAGTGGACCGAGGTCCGCATCGACCTGGACCCGGAAGAGCGCCAGAAGATGATGGCCAAGACCAAGCGCACCAGCGTGCCGCAGATCTTCGTCGGCGAGACCCATGTGGGCGGCTTCGACGACATGATGGCGCTGCACCAGGCCGGAAAGCTTGAGCCGTTGCTGAACGGGACCGCCGCATGA
- a CDS encoding carboxymuconolactone decarboxylase family protein — MSAADDASKDRIAEFTEFRQRMNQRILGEPNQVVRRFFALDTQTYQAGALDVKTKELLGLVASMVLRCDDCISYHVAQCKDAGVTREEFFETFSVGLVVGGSIVIPHLRRAVDFLDQLEGGAAAPDAHEH; from the coding sequence ATGAGCGCCGCCGACGACGCCAGCAAGGACCGGATCGCCGAGTTCACCGAGTTCCGCCAGCGCATGAACCAGCGCATCCTGGGCGAGCCCAACCAGGTGGTGCGGCGCTTCTTCGCGCTCGACACCCAGACCTACCAGGCCGGCGCGCTGGATGTGAAGACCAAGGAGCTGCTAGGCCTGGTCGCCTCGATGGTGCTGCGCTGCGACGACTGCATCAGCTACCACGTGGCCCAGTGCAAGGACGCCGGGGTGACCCGTGAAGAGTTCTTCGAGACCTTTTCGGTCGGCCTGGTGGTCGGCGGCTCCATCGTGATCCCGCACCTGCGCCGGGCGGTGGACTTCCTGGACCAGCTGGAAGGCGGCGCCGCCGCCCCGGACGCCCACGAACATTGA
- a CDS encoding isocitrate dehydrogenase yields MTQKITVIRGDGIGPEIMDATLFVLGKLNTGFEYEDADAGLVALEKHGDLMPASTLESIARNKIALKSPLTTPVGGGFTSINVSLRRHFDLYANVRPAVSFPNTKSRFGDGVDLITVRENTEGAYLAEGQEVSADGETAFSGTRITRKGSERIVRYAFELARSTGRKKVTAVHKANIIKSTSGLFLAVAREVAAKYPDIEFQEMIVDNCCMQLVMRPEQFDVIVTTNLFGDIISDLCAGLVGGLGLAPGANIGENAAIFEAVHGTAPDIAGQGKANPCALLLAAAQMLDHVGQTENAERLRKAIVATLEAKDSLTGDLGGTGNTMGFAQAIASRL; encoded by the coding sequence ATGACGCAGAAAATCACGGTCATCCGCGGTGACGGCATCGGCCCGGAGATCATGGACGCCACCCTGTTCGTGCTCGGCAAGCTCAACACCGGCTTCGAGTACGAAGACGCCGACGCGGGCCTGGTCGCCCTGGAAAAGCATGGCGACCTGATGCCGGCTTCGACCCTGGAGTCGATCGCACGCAACAAGATCGCCCTGAAGAGCCCGCTGACCACGCCGGTCGGTGGTGGCTTCACCTCGATCAACGTCAGCCTGCGTCGCCACTTCGACCTGTACGCCAACGTGCGTCCGGCGGTGTCGTTCCCGAACACCAAGTCGCGTTTCGGCGACGGCGTGGACCTGATCACCGTGCGTGAGAACACCGAAGGCGCCTACCTGGCCGAAGGCCAGGAAGTGTCGGCCGACGGCGAGACCGCGTTCTCCGGCACCCGCATCACCCGCAAGGGTTCCGAGCGCATCGTGCGCTACGCCTTCGAGCTGGCCCGCAGCACCGGCCGCAAGAAGGTCACCGCGGTGCACAAGGCCAACATCATCAAGTCGACCTCGGGCCTGTTCCTGGCCGTGGCCCGCGAAGTGGCGGCCAAGTACCCGGACATCGAGTTCCAGGAAATGATCGTCGACAACTGCTGCATGCAGCTGGTGATGCGTCCGGAACAGTTCGACGTGATCGTCACCACCAACCTGTTCGGCGACATCATCTCCGACCTGTGCGCCGGCCTCGTCGGCGGCCTGGGCCTGGCCCCGGGCGCCAACATCGGTGAGAACGCGGCGATCTTCGAAGCCGTGCACGGTACCGCGCCGGACATCGCCGGTCAGGGCAAGGCCAACCCGTGCGCGCTGCTGCTGGCGGCCGCGCAGATGCTGGACCATGTCGGCCAGACCGAGAACGCCGAGCGTCTGCGCAAGGCGATCGTCGCTACCCTGGAAGCCAAGGACTCGCTGACCGGCGACCTCGGCGGCACCGGCAACACCATGGGCTTCGCCCAGGCCATCGCCAGCCGCCTGTAA
- a CDS encoding Bax inhibitor-1/YccA family protein: MRSGNPALSESTFLDLASGSVVTSPDQAMTINGTVNKTGILLLLTVITAAFAWSQTIGADGQIAPGAMIYAIGGAIGGLILALVTVFKKEWSPVTAPMYALVEGFFLGAISAVFEARFPGIVFQAVLLTFGTLFALLVAYRSGLIKVTENFKLGVVAATGGIALLYLASFVLGFFNINVPVIHEASWLGIAFSLFVVVVAALNLVLDFDFIENGAAARAPKYMEWYGAFGLMVTLVWLYVEFLRLLSKLNQR, from the coding sequence ATGCGCAGCGGCAACCCCGCACTTTCCGAGTCGACCTTCCTCGACCTGGCCAGTGGCTCGGTCGTGACCTCGCCCGACCAGGCGATGACCATCAACGGCACGGTCAACAAGACCGGCATCCTGCTGCTGCTGACGGTCATCACCGCCGCCTTCGCCTGGAGCCAGACCATCGGCGCCGACGGCCAGATCGCACCGGGCGCGATGATCTACGCCATCGGTGGCGCGATCGGCGGGCTGATCCTCGCCCTTGTCACGGTGTTCAAGAAGGAATGGTCGCCGGTGACCGCGCCGATGTATGCACTGGTGGAAGGCTTCTTCCTCGGTGCGATCTCGGCCGTGTTCGAAGCACGCTTCCCGGGCATCGTGTTCCAGGCCGTGCTGCTCACCTTCGGCACCCTGTTCGCGCTGCTGGTTGCGTACCGCAGCGGGCTGATCAAGGTCACCGAGAACTTCAAGCTGGGCGTGGTCGCGGCCACCGGCGGCATCGCGCTGCTGTACCTGGCCTCGTTCGTGCTCGGCTTCTTCAACATCAACGTGCCGGTGATCCATGAAGCCAGCTGGCTGGGCATCGCCTTCAGCCTGTTCGTGGTCGTGGTCGCCGCGCTGAACCTGGTGCTGGACTTCGACTTCATCGAAAACGGTGCGGCAGCGCGCGCGCCCAAGTACATGGAGTGGTACGGCGCGTTCGGCCTGATGGTCACGCTGGTGTGGCTGTATGTCGAGTTCCTGCGGTTGCTGTCCAAGCTCAACCAACGGTGA